From Mauremys mutica isolate MM-2020 ecotype Southern chromosome 23, ASM2049712v1, whole genome shotgun sequence, a single genomic window includes:
- the SELENON gene encoding selenoprotein N, with protein MAVGAQPGAPSPRLPRLGLALGLLAALAAVKYYRDAEAARRQELALKSLGNEGLFLFSSLDTNNDLYISPEEFKPIAEKLTGVTPVFEFEEEETLDPSGETLSIVAKFQPLVMETMTKSKDGFLGISHIALSGLRNWTAPAAPMSMMFARQFKAFLPPKNKIELGDPWWIIPSELNIFTGYLSNNRFYPPVPRGKEIVIHKLLSMFHPRPFVKTRFAPQGAVACIQAMSEFYYIVAFRIHAEFQLNEPPDFPFWFSPGQFTGHIVLSKDSSHVREFKLFVPNKRSLNVDMEWLYGASESSNMEVDIGYLPQMELESSGPSIPSVIRDENGNVMDSRDPAGEPIQFVFEEINWQREISWEEAAQKLEVAMYPFKKVSYLPFTQAFDRAKAENKLVHSILLWGALDDQSCUGSGRTLRETVLESSPILALLNESFVSSWSLVKELEELQTKRQNEFYSRLADLHLEKYNFPVEMMICLPNGTVIHHINANYFLDITSMKPEEVESSIFSFSTNFEDPSTATYLQFLKEGLQRSKRFLQT; from the exons GAGCTGGCCTTGAAGTCTCTGGGGAACGAAGGGctttttctcttctcctctctgGACACTAACAATGATCTGTACATTAGCCCTGAGGAGTTCAAGCCAATAGCAGAGAAATTAACAG GTGTTACTCCTGTCTTTGAATTTGAAGAGGAAGAGACACTGGATCCCAGTGGGGAGACGCTATCAATTGTTGCTAAATTCCAGCCCCTGGTCATGGAAACAATGACAAAGAGCAAAGATGGTTTCCTAGGA ATTTCTCACATTGCTCTGTCTGGCCTACGGAACTGGACAGCCCCAGCAGCCCCTATGAGCATGATGTTTGCCAGGCAGTTCAAAGCCTTTCTTCCCCCAAAGAATAAGATAGAACTCGGTGATCCCTGGTGGATAATCCCAAGCGAATTAAACATCTTCACCGGCTACCTTTCCAACAACCGGTTTTACCCTCCGGTCCCCAGGGGCAAAGAA ATCGTGATCCACAAACTCTTGAGCATGTTCCACCCTCGTCCATTTGTAAAAACTCGCTTTGCCCCTCAGGGAGCTGTGGCCTGCATCCAGGCAATGAGTGAGTTCTACTATATCGTAGCGTTCAG GATCCATGCCGAGTTCCAGCTGAATGAACCTCCAGACTTCCCTTTCTGGTTTTCCCCTGGCCAGTTCACAGGCCACATCGTCCTCTCCAAGGATTCCTCCCATGTTCGAGAGTTCAAGCTCTTTGTCCCTAACAAGAG GTCTCTCAACGTTGACATGGAATGGCTGTATGGGGCGAGCGAAAGCAGCAACATGGAAGTGGATATAGGTTACCTACCTCAG ATGGAATTAGAATCTTCAGGGCCGTCCATCCCGTCCGTGATTCGTGACGAAAATGGCAATGTGATGGACAGCCGAGACCCTGCGGGGGAGCCCATTCAGTTTGTGTTTGAAGAGATCAACTGGCAGCGTGAAATAAGTTGGGAAGAGGCAGCCCAGAAACTGGAAGTTGCCATGTACCCCTTTAAGAAG GTTTCGTACCTTCCCTTTACGCAGGCTTTTGACAGAGCGAAAGCGGAGAACAAACTGGTGCACTCCATCCTGCTGTGGGGCGCCTTGGACGACCAGTCCTGCTGAG GTTCGGGGCGAACTCTCCGGGAGACCGTCCTGGAAAGTTCGCCCATCCTTGCTCTGCTGAACGAGAGCTTTGTCAGTAGTTGGTCACTGGTGAAGGAATTAGAAGAACTCCAG acTAAGAGGCAGAATGAATTTTACAGCAGACTGGCTGACCTGCATCTAGAGAAATATAACTTCCCCGTGGAGATGATGATCTGCCTTCCCAATGGAACAGTG ATTCACCATATCAATGCCAACTATTTCCTGGATATTACTTCTATGAAGCCTGAAGAAGTGGAGAGCAGCATCTTTAGCTTCTCAACCAATTTTGAAGATCCTTCCACTGCAACCTACCTCCAGTTCCTGAAGGAAGGACTGCAAAGATCCAAACGGTTCCTGcagacctaa